One segment of Solanum stenotomum isolate F172 chromosome 1, ASM1918654v1, whole genome shotgun sequence DNA contains the following:
- the LOC125853639 gene encoding NAD(P)H:quinone oxidoreductase-like, whose amino-acid sequence MATEAVIKVVALCGSLREASYNRGLLNAAMEICKDSIKGMEIEYIDISSLPFTNEDLEVNGTYPDDVEFFRKKIEEADCFLFASPEYNYSVTAPLKNAIDWASRPPNVWADKSAAIVSAGGNFGGGRAHYHLRQIGIYIDLHFINKPELFVFAFESPPKFDSNGVLIHEETKHKLKAVLLALQAFALRLKRQV is encoded by the exons ATGGCGACTGAAGCAGTAATCAAGGTAGTAGCACTCTGTGGTTCCCTCCGTGAAGCCTCCTATAATCGCGGTCTCCTCAATGCCG CAATGGAGATATGCAAGGATTCTATAAAGGGAATGGAGATTGAGTACATCGATATATCGTCGTTGCCGTTTACAAACGAGGACCTTGAGGTGAACGGAACTTATCCAGATGATGTAGAGTTTTTtcgtaaaaaaattgaagaagctgATTGTTTCCTCTTTGCTTCTCCCGAGTACAATTACTCCGTCACAG caCCGTTGAAAAATGCAATTGATTGGGCATCTCGACCTCCTAATGTTTGGGCGGATAAATCAGCAGCAATTGTGAGTGCGGGAGGTAACTTTGGTGGAGGACGAGCACACTATCACCTTCGACAAATTGGAATCTACATTGATCTTCATTTCATTAACAAGCCTGAACTTTTTGTGTTTGCATTTGAGTCACCACCAAAGTTTGACAGCAACGGTGTGCTGATACATGAAGAAACCAAGCACAAACTCAAAGCAGTCCTTTTGGCTTTACAGGCATTTGCCTTGAGACTCAAAAGGCAAGTCTGA